One region of Passer domesticus isolate bPasDom1 chromosome 19, bPasDom1.hap1, whole genome shotgun sequence genomic DNA includes:
- the SHPK gene encoding sedoheptulokinase has translation MAAAGGPAPTYVLGIDLGTTSVKAALVTGTERGLALAQSCSRETQAYSHSPGAAPQGKEQDVQKIMRALNECLAALPQQQLQQVTHIGISGQMHGVVFWKSDKGCRWSEGGTGPAFEADKVSPLVTWQDGRCSPTFLASLPLPQSHVSLATGLGCATVFWYAKNSPDFLKAYDAAGTIQDYVVAMLCDLKKPLMSVQNAASWGYFNCRNKSWNTDILQKSGFPVHLLPEVGDPGSIAGRTSCAWHRIPKGAKVGIALGDFQCSVYSCLTERTDAVLNISTSAQLTISMPLGFQPPEVPDPSSAVTYFPYFNGDYLAVAASLNGGNVLAAFVGMLAQWAQELGFQIQESAIYPRIIQAALAQKHSKLSVHPTLFGERHLPELLASASSIGASELSLGHVTRALCRGLVENLCSMLPVQHLEELGVSRILGSGTALARNEVLRQEVERIFPFPVVYGKDVDAAVGAAMVMFHSK, from the exons ATGGCCGCGGCGGGCGGGCCTGCGCCCACCTATGTGCTGGGCATTGACCTGGGCACGACGTCGGTGAAGGCAGCgctggtgacagggacagagcgaGGGCTGGCgctggcacagagctgctccagggagacGCAGGCATACAGCCATAGCCCGGGAGCCGCACCGCAG ggaaaggagcaggaTGTCCAGAAAATCATGAGAGCATTGAATGaatgcctggctgctctgccccagcagcagcttcagcaaGTCACCCACATTGGTATTTCTGGACAAATGCATGGGGTTGTGTTTTGGAAAAGTGATAAAG GGTGCAGGTGGTCAGAGGGTGGCACAGGCCCTGCCTTTGAGGCAGACAAGGTCAGCCCCCTGGTCACCTGGCAGGATGGGCGCTGCAGCCCCACCTTCCTCGcttcccttcctctgcctcagTCACACGTGAGCCTGGCTACAGGATTGGGATGTGCCACAGTCTTCTGGTATGCAAAGAACAG TCCAGATTTTCTGAAGGCTTATGATGCAGCTGGCACCATCCAGGACTACGTGGTTGCCATGTTGTGTGACCTGAAGAAGCCACTGATGTCTGTCCAGAATGCTGCCAGCTGGGGATATTTCAACTGCAGAAACAAGAGCTGGAATACTGACAT ACTGCAAAAATCTGGCTTTCCTGTCCACTTGCTTCCAGAGGTGGGAGACCCTGGCAGTATTGCAGGCAGGACAAGCTGTGCATGGCATAGAATACCCAAAGGAGCAAAAGTGGGAATTGCTCTGGGAGATTTCCAGTGCTCTGTTTATTCCTGTCTGACTGAAAGGACTGATGCAG TTCTTAATATCAGCACCTCTGCTCAGCTGACCATCTCAATGCCCCTGGGTTTCCAGCCTCCAGAGGTACCAGATCCTTCCTCAGCTGTCACTTACTTTCCCTACTTCAATGGTGACtacttggcagtggcagcatcACTCAATGGAGGGAATGTGCTTGCAGCATTTGTGGGAATGCTGGCACAGTGGGCACAAGAGCTGG GATTTCAGATTCAGGAATCTGCCATCTACCCAAGGATAATCCAAGCAGCCTTGGCCCAAAAACACAGCAAGCTCTCAGTGCACCCAACCCTGTTTGGAGAGAGACacctccctgagctgctggcatcagcgagcagcattggtgcctctgagctgtccctgggCCATGTCACCAGAGCCCTGTGCCGTGGCCTGGTGGAGAACCTGTGCTCCATGTTACCTGTGCAgcacctggaggagctgggggtcAGCAGGATCCTGGGCAGTGGCACTGCCCTTGCCAGGAACGAGGTGCTGAGGCAGGAAGTGGAGAGGATTTTTCCATTCCCTGTGGTTTATGGGAAGGATGTGGATGCTGCTGTGGGGGCAGCTATGGTGATGTTCCATAGTAAATAA